From the genome of Rhododendron vialii isolate Sample 1 chromosome 10a, ASM3025357v1:
GTACGAAATTATCGTTCCAAGGATACTGTTCTTTTGTGTGAGAAAAACTACTAACATGAAGAGTATCTCCAAACTACAGGCATTTTGCCAAGTCCAagtacaaaaaggaaaaaggttcCTATTCTGGCATTTTTTCGTGTCTGTGCTCCAACAATATTTAAGCCTTCTTTCTagtcaaaatacaaaaattgaTACTTCAAGTCGTCAACACAATATGTGGCACGTTTCCTTCGGATAGCCGAATTTGCCTTGCTAATGGCAGTGGCTGACTGACTGACTAGCCAACCCGATTAGCAAGAGACAAAATCCTTAGTCTATTGGCGAGCAGTTGGATTTGCAAAAAGTACATATAAGTATACATGCAGTTTGCCTATTTTCGGAGATGCTTTAACGTTTGTGCAAACAAATGTAGAAACTCTCACATAATAGTGTGAGTCCCACACATGTGTTAGTAGCAGAACTCCAAGTGTTCGTGTTTCTTTTAAGTTCTCAACCTCATTGACTAATGAGCTGAGTTGGAATTTGCAGCTAAACAACTCTGAAATTGAATTAGGTCCGACTCATAAATAATTTGACATGTCAATTACTCACTACACAACTCAAGGCATAACGCAACAAAATAAGGGTGGCTTGTGGCAGTGACTCCCTTAATTCGAGTGTCCAATTGGATGAATTCAACAAATATACAACTATGCGGTCCGGTGTGCAGTTATGCAccaaaataaaagtaattttgcttatattttcatgtcatttttggaccgaaatgATTTGAACACAAATGTCCGGACAGAGAAGGGTTAGCAACTATGAGATGCGTATGGTCCCAAATGTGTGTAGAGCCCACGTACATCCAATAGTTCTGTACACAATCTATATCCGGATATCTATGTGCCCATAACATTAGTCATGTGGGGGTGCGTGAAACTTCCTAGCCGCTTCCTGCCTAGTGGGACAGATGTGGCATTTTTAAGGATATAACAAGTGAAATGCTAGTGCCACGTGTCAATTCCTACTGCCCAGAAAGTGGACGGGCCCAATTTGATTGGAAAGCCCATTAAAACTACAAAAGGATTGATAGTGGAGGATCCAAAGGGTGGCAGAATTGATACATTTAAAATCCAGAGATTACTTTAAACCCTCAGAATATTCGGAAATCATTATGATCAGTTTTAATAATATTAGTTTACTTTTTTCTAACTCAAAAACTGAAAATCACACCTTTTTCACTTTTCCCCCTCTATATATCTCCCCTGTGCAACCAACTCCAGAAAAAGGTATCAACtagaccaaaaactaaaaaaccaaCCACTCAAGCCAACATGTATGCTTCTACTTCCTCCTCTATTACTACTACTCAGCTCCTCCAAGACAGCCTTACACAATTCTACTCAAGAAGATTGCTCCTACACACCCCTCTCTACCAATCACCGTCTGCGGCGGCTCCTCCAACCGTAGAAAACCACCATGACCCTTCAGAACCCTACGCCGCCGGAGACAATAGTTTTGACGCGAATGTGGTCATGGTCCTTTCAGTCCTCTTGTGTGCCCTAATATGCTCACTAGGGTTGAACTCTATCATTAGGTGTGCACTAAGGTGCTCCAGTCTAGTCACCTCAGAACCAGGCGACAATCCCTCAGCTCGGCTCGCCAACACGGGGATCAAGAAAAAGGCCTTGAAGACTTTTCCAATGGTGAACTACTCAACGGGGATGAAACTACCAGGATTGGACACCGAGTGCGTGATTTGCTTATCGGAGTTCACGCCCGGAGAGCGAGTCAAGGTCCTGCCTAAGTGTAACCACGGATTCCACGTCCGGTGCATCGATAAGTGGCTCAATTCACACTCTTCCTGCCCTACCTGCCGGCACTGCCTAATCGAAACGTGCCAGAAGATTGTTGGTTGTGGCCAGGCGGTAGCGACTAGCTCATCTACACCGCCAGCACCACAGGAAACTATTGTGAGCATTGCACCACTTGAACCGGAAGGTTTGATACGTAATTACCGGGCAATTAGctaaatcttatttttctttccccaTAACGGTGTGATATAGGTGATGGGCTTGAGCTCTGTCCTGTCCCTCAAAGGTAGAAATTTGGTCATCACTTGGGGGAGTTGGTCACTGCCCAGTTTAGCCCCCCAGAAGACATGTAGTACTGGAATGGTATAATTGTACATACCTTAGTATTGTGGCTTACATTATTCCTATTTACTTTCCATGAGATTATGGTGCACATCCAGAATCCAGTAACCTGAGAAGTAACATGAAAAGCAAAGTTCATCCCTATGTTACTTGGAACTTAGATCCTAGCGGTACACGGTATGGTAACAGAAGCATGGTACGCCACATGCGCTAAACTGTGGTAAGCTTTCTATTCTTTCACACGATTAACATCAAATAAAACAAGTATAGTTCTTCAACTTATTCATACAAATAACGTTTCTATGAGCTGAATGACCAGTTTTATAACATCTTTCCCACCAAAACTCTGCTCCCTAGACTTTTAGCTATTACATTCTAGTCTTTAGAAAAACCTTGCCCTGTTTTGAAACAGAGACAGGTCTGAAACATGCATCCCAACATGTAATTCGCTTGTGAATTAGCTTTCCCTGGTACCACAGACTCAGCCACTCAAATTATCATCATGCATGATAAAGCAAATAAATATTTTACCACCAAACAGCACAAAATAGAACTACGCTTATTTACAAAAGCGGTCTTGGAATTATtcctttcttttcgaaagaaattAGGTTTAAATAAGCAAATAGCAACTTTGTCATGGTTATAGGAGACTATCCATCGCATATAGGGCTGAAAGTGACCGGAACCAATACCTATCCCTAACGGGATTCGAACCCTTGTCTCAGAGAAGACAATGTGACAAATGGACACTGAATTTGACATATGCCGCACTAAATCAGCTGAGTCAACATATCATGGCTCAAGGCCTAGTGGGGAAAATAATACATTTAGTTTACAATTTATGCTATAGAAGAGCACAATCATAGTAgtacaaaaattacaaagtaGAAAACAAAGCATGAAAGAAGATTGAAATGAGGTCCATTCAATCAATCGAGCACAGAATAAATGGAAGCTGAGAGAGATAGCAAAATATGAGTTCAATCAAATAAACATGTACTATAAAggtggattttgtttcatagtACTCACATGGAGGATCCACTCAATGGGCACTGA
Proteins encoded in this window:
- the LOC131303431 gene encoding uncharacterized protein LOC131303431; its protein translation is MHRTWNPWLHLGRTLTRSPGVNSDKQITHSVSNPGSFIPVE